TTTAGTTGAAGGTCTTGCATGTATACCTTGTTCATTCATTACTGTTACTTTAATCTTATTCATAAATTTCTCCCAAAAATATTAGTCTATACCTTACAATATTATACAACAAAGTTCGTCAAATATCAATGTTTATGCATAAAATGTTGTAAAATATAAAACTATGTGTTATCCTTCTATTGAAGGAGGAAAACCATGAAATCATATACTTTGTGTTATTTAATAAAAAATGATAAGTTTTTAATGCTTTATAGAAATAAAAAGAAAGAAGATATTAATAAAGGGAAATGGATAGGTGTAGGAGGTAAAATAGAATTAGGAGAAAGTCCACATGAATCTATAAAAAGAGAAGTTAAAGAAGAAACGGGATATATTTTAAATCAATGTAATATGAGAGGGATAATTGTCTTTGTATATAATGGTATTACAGAGTATATTTATGTATTCACATCAAAAGATTTTAGTGGTGAAATGATAGAGTGTAATGAAGGAGAATTGAAATATATTCAAAAAGATGAAGTGCTTAATTTAAATCTTTGGGAAGGAGATAGATATTTTCTTAAAGAGTTAATGGAAGATAAACAAGAATTTTTTGTATATAAAATGGAATATGAAAATGATAAATTAATTAAAGTTGAAAAGGAGCAATAATGTTTGAGTTGAATAAATTAGTAGAGGTATATTTTAATGATGAGTTCGATAAATTATCTGTAGGATATATTAGAAAGATAGATGATGAATATATTATGCTTGAAGAAATAAGTCCGAGAGGATTTAAAGATGGGTGTTCAATTATATCTAAAAATAGAATTAATATAGTTAAAAGTAATACAGAATATCTAAAAGAAATAGAAATTAATGGTGGAAATATATTTGATGAAGTATTAGAAAAACTGATTTCTCAAAGACTTATATTAACTATAGAATTAAAAGAAGGAGAAAAAGTATTTGGATTTGTTCAAAAAATTGATGAAGAAAATATATATTTAGAATATTTCCAAGAAAAAATATTAGTGAAGAAGAGAGATGTTATCAATTTTTATATAAACGGTATAAATCAAAGAAGAGATGTATTAATAGATAATGAAAAAAGAAAGTGAAGAAAAATGAGATTATGGCATGAAGAATTAATATCAAAATTACCAAGACAACAATTATTGGGTCAACATAGAGAATGTTGCGCATTAAGAGGAGGCGGTTGGGGGAAAAAGCATGAAACTGTAGATTATGTTTTTAAATATTCGCCTATAAGATTATATTATTATCATTTATTGATAATGGAGGAAATGAAAAAAAGAGGATATTTACCATCTGAAGAATGGTTTGATAAATTATACAGAGGTAAAAAAGAAAAAGCATATGACTTATTAAAAGAAGAAAAGAAATTGAAACCAATTTATCCAGAACATAATGAAAAATACTATGTTGAATGTATAGAAAATCTAAAAAATAAGGGAATAGAAATTAATTTTTAAAAATATCTGTCAAGTAAAAATAAAAATATCTTGACAAATTTTTATATTTAGTGTAAAATAACTATTGTCTTGATGGGCTGTAGCCAAGCGGTAAGGCAGTGGACTTTGACTCCACGATGCGTTGGTTCGAATCCAGCCAGCCCAACCATTTATGCGATTAATCGCATTTTTTTTTACATTTTTTTTAGGAGTTGAATATGAATAGCAAACAGTATACATTAATCGAATTTAGAGATAAAATGTATCAAAATCTAGAAGTTACAGCAAGTTCTA
This sequence is a window from Streptobacillus canis. Protein-coding genes within it:
- a CDS encoding NUDIX hydrolase; amino-acid sequence: MKSYTLCYLIKNDKFLMLYRNKKKEDINKGKWIGVGGKIELGESPHESIKREVKEETGYILNQCNMRGIIVFVYNGITEYIYVFTSKDFSGEMIECNEGELKYIQKDEVLNLNLWEGDRYFLKELMEDKQEFFVYKMEYENDKLIKVEKEQ
- a CDS encoding TIGR02328 family protein produces the protein MRLWHEELISKLPRQQLLGQHRECCALRGGGWGKKHETVDYVFKYSPIRLYYYHLLIMEEMKKRGYLPSEEWFDKLYRGKKEKAYDLLKEEKKLKPIYPEHNEKYYVECIENLKNKGIEINF